Proteins encoded within one genomic window of Manis pentadactyla isolate mManPen7 chromosome 4, mManPen7.hap1, whole genome shotgun sequence:
- the LOC130683375 gene encoding LOW QUALITY PROTEIN: serine/threonine-protein kinase PLK4-like (The sequence of the model RefSeq protein was modified relative to this genomic sequence to represent the inferred CDS: inserted 1 base in 1 codon), protein MVTCIGEKIEDFKVGNLLGKGSFAGVYRAESXHTGLEVAIKMIDKKAMYKAGMVQRVQNEVKIHCQLKHPSILELYNYFEDNNYVYLVLEMCHNGEMNRYLKNRMKPFSENEARHFMHQITTGMLYLHSHGILHRDLTLSNLLLTRNMNIKIADFGLATQLKMPHEKHYTLCGTPNYISPEIATRSAHGLESDVWSLGCMFYTLLIGRPPFDTDTVKNTLNKVVLADYEMPTLLSREAKDLIHQLLRRNPADRLSLSSVLDHPFMSRKSSTKSKDLGTVEDSIDSGHATISTAITASSSTSISGSLFDRRRLLIDQPLPNKMTVFPKKNSSDFSSSGDGNSFYTQWGNQERQTRNNGRGRVIQDAEERPHSRYLRRAHSSDRSSTSNSQSRAKTYTMERCHSAEMLAKSKRPGVNESEERCSLTNSNVNIFHFFKEKTSNSSGSFERPDNDQALSNHLCPGKTPFPFSDKTSQTEMVQRWFGNLQINAHLKETTEHNSINPNRDFQGHRDVRDSSRNAWTDIRAKNSPDASDDVHSAKQLNTMKYTTAFHSKPEIIQQESIFGLDPLSEQSKTRGVEPPVGYQKRTLRSITSPLTAYRLKPIRQKTKKAVVSILDSEEVCVELLKEYTSQEYVKEVLQISSDGNMITIYYPNDGRGFPLADRPPLPTDNISSYNFDNLPEKYWRKYQYASRFVQLVRSKSPKITYFTRYAKCVLMENSPGADCEVWFYDGTKIHKTEDLIQVIEKTGKSYTLKGESEGNSLKEDIKTYMDHANESHRICLALESIISEEEKKSGSAPFFPIIIGRKPGSTSSPISPPPPMDLDYPMRERPSLNRMVFNSATSKQAPVLNPSIVKNDGLGLTTTAFGTNISSTSVKDCLPKTAQLMKSVFVKNVGWATQLTTGAVWVQFNDGSQLVVQAGVSSISYTSPNGQTTRYGENEKLPEYIKQKLQCLSSILLMFSNPTPSFP, encoded by the exons ATGGTGACCTGCATCGGAGAGAAGATCGAGGATTTTAAAGTTGGAAATCTGCTTGGTAAAGGATCATTTGCTGGTGTCTACAGAGCCGAGT ATCACACTGGTTTGGAAGTTGCAATCAAAATGATAGATAAGAAAGCCATGTACAAAGCTGGAATGGTACAGAGAGTACAGAATGAGGTGAAAATACATTGCCAATTAAAGCATCCTTCTATATTGGAGCTGTATAACTATTTTGAAGATAACAATTATGTGTACCTAGTATTAGAAATGTGCCATAATGGAGAAATGAACAGGTATCTAAAGAACAGAATGAAACCATTCTCAGAAAATGAAGCTCGACACTTCATGCACCAGATCACCACAGGAATGTTGTATCTCCATTCTCATGGTATATTACACCGGGACCTGACACTTTCTAACCTCTTACTCACACGAAATATGAACATCAAGATTGCTGATTTTGGGCTGGCAACTCAGTTGAAAATGCCACATGAAAAGCACTATACATTATGTGGAACTCCTAATTACATTTCGCCAGAAATTGCAACACGAAGTGCACATGGACTTGAATCTGATGTTTGGTCCTTGGGCTGTATGTTTTATACATTGCTTATTGGAAGACCACCTTTTGACACTGACACAGTCAAGAATACATTAAATAAAGTAGTACTGGCAGATTATGAAATGCCAACTCTtttgtcaagagaggccaaggacCTCATTCACCAGTTACTTCGTAGAAACCCAGCAGATCGTTTGAGTCTGTCTTCAGTATTAGACCATCCTTTTATGTCCCGAAAGTCTTCAACAAAAAGTAAAGATTTAGGAACTGTAGAAGACTCAATTGATAGTGGACATGCCACAATTTCTACTGCAATTACGGCTTCTTCAAGTACCAGCATAAGTGGTAGTTTATTTGACAGAAGAAGACTTTTGATTGATCAGCCACTCCCAAATAAAATGACTGTATTCCCAAAGAAAAATTCAAGTGACTTTTCTTCTTCAGGAGATGGGAACAGTTTTTATACTCAGTGGGGAAATCAAGAACGACAAACCAGAAATAATGGAAGGGGAAGAGTAATCCAAGATGCAGAAGAAAGGCCACATTCTCGATACCTACGTAGAGCCCATTCCTCTGATAGATCCAGCACTTCCAATAGTCAGTCTCGAGCAAAAACATATACAATGGAACGATGTCACTCAGCAGAAATGCTTGCAAAATCCAAAAGACCAGGAGTAAATGAGAGTGAAGAAAGATGCTCACTCACAAACAGCAATGTCAATATTTTTCACTTCTTTAAAGAAAAGACATCCAATAGTTCCGGATCTTTTGAAAGACCTGATAATGATCAAGCACTCTCCAATCATCTTTGTCCAGGAAAAACTCCTTTTCCATTTTCAGACAAGACATCTCAGACTGAAATGGTGCAACGGTGGTTTGGGAATCTGCAAATAAATGCCCATTTAAAAGAAACTACTGAGCACAACAGCATTAACCCAAACAGAGATTTCCAGGGCCATCGAGATGTGCGAGACTCGTCAAGAAATGCCTGGACTGACATAAGAGCGAAAAACAGCCCTGATGCTTCTGACGATGTGCATTCTGCAAAACAGCTGAATACCATGAAATATACGACTGCATTTCACAGTAAACCCGAGATAATTCAACAAGAGTCCATTTTTGGCTTAGACCCTCTTTCTGAACAAAGCAAGACTAGAGGCGTGGAGCCACCAGTGGGTTATCAGAAACGTACATTACGAAGCATTACATCTCCTTTGACTGCTTATAGGTTAAAACCAATCAGACAGAAAACCAAAAAGGCTGTGGTAAGCATACTTGATTCAGAAGAGGTATGTGTGGAGCTTCTAAAGGAGTATACATCTCAAGAATATGTGAAAGAAGTTCTTCAAATATCTAGTGATGGAAATATGATCACTATTTATTATCCAAATGATGGAAGAGGTTTTCCTCTTGCTGATAGACCGCCCTTACCTACTGACAACATCAGTAGCTATAACTTTGACAATTTACCAGAAAAGTATTGGCGAAAATATCAATATGCTTCCAGATTTGTACAGCTTGTAAGGTCTAAATCTCCAAAAATCACTTATTTTACAAGATATGCTAAATGCGTTTTGATGGAGAATTCTCCTGGTGCTGATTGTGAGGTTTGGTTTTATGATGGAACAAAGATACACAAAACAGAAGATCTTATTCAGGTGATTGAAAAGACTGGGAAATCTTACACCTTAAAAGGTGAAAGCGAAGGTAACAGCttgaaagaagatataaaaacgTACATGGATCATGCTAATGAGAGCCATCGCATTTGTTTAGCACTGGAATCCATAAtttcagaagaggaaaagaaaagtggCAGTGCTCCGTTTTTCCCAATAATCATAGGAAGAAAACCTGGTAGTACTAGTTCACCAATATCACCTCCTCCTCCTATGGATCTAGACTACCCAATGAGAGAGAGACCGTCTTTGAATAGAATGGTCTTCAATAGTGCTACTTCTAAACAGGCACCAGTACTTAATCCTTCTATAGTTAAAAATGATGGACTTGGACTTACAACTACAGCCTTTGGAACAAACATCTCTTCTACTAGTGTAAAAGATTGTCTTCCTAAAACAGCACAACTTATGAAATCTGTTTTTGTGAAAAATGTTGGTTGGGCCACACAGTTAACTACTGGTGCCGTGTGGGTTCAGTTTAATGATGGATCACAGTTGGTCGTACAGGCAGGAGTGTCTTCTATCAGTTACACATCACCAAATGGTCAGACAACTAGgtatggagaaaatgaaaaattaccaGAATACATCAAACAGAAATTACAGTGTCTTTCTTCCATCCTTTTGATGTTTTCTAATCCAACTCCTAGTTTTCCCTGA
- the C4H1orf52 gene encoding UPF0690 protein C1orf52 homolog isoform X2, whose product MAAEEKDPLSYFAAYGSSSSGSSGEEDNSEPEETSRRAPGPAKSAGGLGKKAEKRLPGPDELFRSVTRPAFLYNPLNKQIDWERHVVKAPEEPPKEFKIWKSNCVPPPETYTTDKKPPPPELDMAIKWSNMYEDNGDDAPQNAKKARLLPEGEETVESDDEKDEHSSKKRKVEPGEPTKKKK is encoded by the exons ATGGCAGCCGAGGAGAAGGACCCGCTGAGCTATTTCGCGGCTTACGGCAGCAGCAGCTCAGGCTCCTCGGGCGAGGAGGACAACAGCGAGCCGGAGGAGACGAGTCGCAGAGCCCCGGGTCCTGCGAAATCGGCGGGCGGCCTCGGGAAAAAGGCGGAGAAACGGCTGCCAGGCCCAGACGAGCTGTTCCGGAGCGTGACTCGCCCGGCCTTTCTGTACAATCCGCTCAACAAGCAGATAGACTGGGAGAGGCACGTCGTCAAGGCGCCTGAGGAG CCTccaaaggaattcaaaatatggAAGTCCAACTGTGTGCCACCTCCGGAGACCTACACCACTGACAAGAAACCTCCTCCTCCGGAGCTGGACATGGCGATAAAATGGTCTAATATGTATGAGGACAATGGTGATGACGCCCCACAGAATGCTAAGAAAGCTCGGCTTCTCCCAGAAGGCGAGGAGACGGTGGAGTCAG ATGATGAAAAAGATGAACATTCTTCTAAAAAGCGCAAAGTAGAACCAGGAGaaccaacaaagaagaaaaagtag
- the C4H1orf52 gene encoding UPF0690 protein C1orf52 homolog isoform X1, translating to MAAEEKDPLSYFAAYGSSSSGSSGEEDNSEPEETSRRAPGPAKSAGGLGKKAEKRLPGPDELFRSVTRPAFLYNPLNKQIDWERHVVKAPEEPPKEFKIWKSNCVPPPETYTTDKKPPPPELDMAIKWSNMYEDNGDDAPQNAKKARLLPEGEETVESVWIRSHFNKGTSSVNVIVLEMPNEMMKKMNILLKSAK from the exons ATGGCAGCCGAGGAGAAGGACCCGCTGAGCTATTTCGCGGCTTACGGCAGCAGCAGCTCAGGCTCCTCGGGCGAGGAGGACAACAGCGAGCCGGAGGAGACGAGTCGCAGAGCCCCGGGTCCTGCGAAATCGGCGGGCGGCCTCGGGAAAAAGGCGGAGAAACGGCTGCCAGGCCCAGACGAGCTGTTCCGGAGCGTGACTCGCCCGGCCTTTCTGTACAATCCGCTCAACAAGCAGATAGACTGGGAGAGGCACGTCGTCAAGGCGCCTGAGGAG CCTccaaaggaattcaaaatatggAAGTCCAACTGTGTGCCACCTCCGGAGACCTACACCACTGACAAGAAACCTCCTCCTCCGGAGCTGGACATGGCGATAAAATGGTCTAATATGTATGAGGACAATGGTGATGACGCCCCACAGAATGCTAAGAAAGCTCGGCTTCTCCCAGAAGGCGAGGAGACGGTGGAGTCAG TGTGGATTAGAAGTCACTTTAATAAAGGCACATCTTCGGTAAATGTCATCGTTTTGGAGATGCCAAATGAA ATGATGAAAAAGATGAACATTCTTCTAAAAAGCGCAAAGTAG